Proteins from a single region of Sesamum indicum cultivar Zhongzhi No. 13 linkage group LG5, S_indicum_v1.0, whole genome shotgun sequence:
- the LOC105161808 gene encoding uncharacterized protein LOC105161808, with translation MAFTWNTFNETQAELARILGVRVVAKHEKYLGLPTLVGRSKREVFQSIKDKVWARLQRWRYKNLSQASKLVLLKSVVQTLPRFVMNCFLVPTIICCEFEGMMADFLWHNKEARRVHWISWDKLRVRKEEGGLGLWKLGAFNQAMLAKQLWRIISNPNALLCRILKDKYFPHTDVDPSSMDVPGNHCFESLHEDATVDRLLDATGEWNEILICEVFGSEDAGVILGIARSEGSPNQLWLHFEKNEIYSVRRAYRLIWDEVVPNLQISRTGLKTYKSEGWDFIWYVITPPKVRLFAWRVCRNALPTTSNLASGRLIIDGICPWCGDEGEDLLHILLRCHFVRLIWIMSCLCWTSISFRRADFVECFDDRDFITLYL, from the exons ATGGCGTTTACTTGGAACACCTTCAATGAAACTCAGGCTGAACTGGCAAGGATCCTTGGGGTTCGAGTGGTGGCCAAACACGAGAAATATTTAGGACTCCCCACCCTCGTGGGACGTTCCAAGAGGGAGGTCTTTCAATCCATTAAGGATAAAGTATGGGCAAGGTTACAAAGGTGGAGATACAAGAATCTATCACAAGCTAGTAAGTTGGTTTTGCTCAAATCTGTTGTGCAGACCTTACCTCGTTTTGTGATGAATTGTTTCCTCGTTCCAACTATCATTTGCTGTGAGTTTGAAGGTATGATGGCTGATTTTTTGTGGCATAATAAAGAAGCTAGGAGGGTGCATTGGATTTCATGGGATAAGTTACGTGTGAGGAAAGAAGAGGGTGGACTTGGTTTGTGGAAGCTGGGGGCTTTTAACCAAGCTATGTTAGCTAAGCAATTGTGGAGAATTATATCAAACCCGAATGCCCTGCTTTGCCGAATACTCAAGGACAAGTACTTCCCACACACGGAT GTGGATCCCTCGTCCATGGATGTTCCAGGAAATCACTGCTTCGAATCTCTTCATGAGGATGCTACAGTAGATAGGTTGCTGGATGCCACAGGGGAATGGAACGAGATATTAATTTGTGAGGTATTCGGATCGGAGGATGCGGGTGTTATCTTGGGGATTGCCAGATCCGAAGGTAGCCCGAATCAGCTCTGGTTGCATTTCGAAAAGAACGAGATATATTCGGTTCGGAGGGCGTATCGTCTTATCTGGGACGAGGTTGTTCCTAACTTGCAGATTAGCCGTACTGGtttgaaaacttataaaaGTGAGGGTTGGGATTTTATTTGGTATGTCATTACTCCTCCGAAGGTTCGGTTATTCGCTTGGCGAGTGTGCCGCAATGCTCTCCCTACTACTTCCAATCTTGCAAGTGGTCGATTGATCATTGACGGCATCTGCCCGTGGTGTGGCGACGAGGGTGAGGATCTACTCCATATTCTTCTGCGTTGTCACTTTGTTCGGCTCATATGGATTATGTCCTGCCTCTGTTGGACATCAATTTCCTTTCGGAGGGCTGATTTCGTGGAATGTTTCGATGACCGggattttattacattatatttatag
- the LOC105161727 gene encoding magnesium transporter MRS2-3 yields MRGAPPQPPKQAAGPPQAEDDGTAEPLLRPATAAGGVSIGGGLRKKAAGVRPWLLLDSTGQAQVVEAGKHAIMRRTGLPARDLRILDPLLSYPSTVLGRERAIVINLEHIKAIITAQEVLLLNSRDPSVIPFVDELQRRILRHNQAIKSQEAGDGESADWTNLYDLEEPRSTPVSPPNYSEKFPSKEEVGKVEGKEQSAENRDGPKLLPFEFVALEACLEAACSCLENEARTLEQEAHPALDKLTSKISTLNLERVRQIKSRLVAITGRVQKVRDELEHLLDDDDDMAEMYLTDKLQAQLENSSLSSMNEDVLDQDDVQANTDDRHVKLWLVTIRNGSSVVSDAELQRIDSRREQLFGGANALSRGSHGTHTSTHSAISKHLDVEELEMLLEAYFVQIDGTLNKLSTLREYVDDTEDYINIMLDDKQNHLLQMGVMLTTATLVVSAFVVVAGIFGMNIRIELFQDQVHGMTRFMWTVGGGSAGTLFLYVIAIAWCKHRRLLE; encoded by the exons ATGAGGGGCGCCCCTCCTCAGCCACCGAAACAGGCAGCAGGTCCACCTCAGGCGGAGGACGACGGCACCGCAGAGCCCCTACTCCGGCCCGCCACCGCCGCCGGAGGCGTCAGCATCGGTGGTGGGCTCCGGAAGAAGGCGGCGGGAGTTAGGCCATGGCTGCTGCTGGATTCGACTGGCCAGGCCCAGGTGGTGGAGGCTGGAAAACACGCCATCATGAGGCGAACCGGGCTCCCGGCCCGCGATCTCCGGATACTCGATCCGCTGTTGTCGTACCCGTCAACTGTGCTTGGGCGTGAGCGGGCCATAGTCATCAATCTGGAGCATATAAAGGCCATAATCACGGCCCAAGAAGTTCTCTTGCTCAATTCTAGAGATCCCTCAGTCATTCCTTTTGTTGATGAGCTTCAGAGGAGAATCTTGCGACATAATCAGGCTATCAAGTCTCAG GAAGCTGGAGATGGTGAGAGTGCGGACTGGACAAACTTGTATGATTTGGAAGAGCCTCGATCAACACCAGTAAGCCCTCCAAATTATTCTGAGAAATTCCCGAGTAAGGAAGAGGTCGGGAAAGTAGAAGGAAAAGAACAATCTGCGGAGAATCGAGATGGTCCAAAGCTGCTTCCGTTTGAGTTTGTTGCATTAGAAGCATGCCTCGAGGCTGCTTGCAGTTGCTTGGAAAATGAA GCAAGGACACTGGAACAAGAGGCTCATCCAGCATTGGATAAATTAACTTCAAAAATTAGTACTCTCAATTTGGAACGCGTTAGACAAATTAAAAGCCGTCTCGTTGCTATAACTGGACGTGTTCAGAAG GTTAGAGATGAGTTGGAACATTTGCTTGATGATGACGATGATATGGCAGAGATGTATTTAACTGACAAATTGCAAGCACAGCTTGAGAATTCCTCTCTGTCTTCCATGAATGAGGATGTGTTGGATCAAGATGATGTTCAGGCGAACACGGACGATAGGCATGTGAAACTATGGCTTGTTACAATAC GTAACGGTAGTTCGGTCGTTTCTGATGCTGAACTTCAGCGGATTGATAGTCGCCGCGAGCAATTGTTTGGTGGCGCTAATGCTCTCAGCAGAGGCAGTCATGGCACCCATACTAGTACACATAGTGCTATTAGCAAGCACCTTGACGTCGAGGAGCTTGAGATGCTCTTGGAAGCCTATTTTGTTCAGATAGATGGTACACTCAACAAGTTATCCACC CTGAGGGAGTACGTAGACGATACCGAAGATTACATCAACATCATGTTGGATGACAAGCAAAATCATCTGCTGCAAATGGGTGTAATGTTAACAACAGCAACCCTCGTCGTGAGTGCTTTCGTGGTTGTGGCAGGGATCTTTGGTATGAACATCAGAATCGAACTTTTCCAAGATCAAGTACATGGGATGACGAGGTTTATGTGGACCGTCGGGGGAGGCTCAGCAGGCACTCTTTTCCTGTATGTGATTGCAATTGCCTGGTGCAAACATAGACGGTTGCTGGAATGA
- the LOC105161728 gene encoding TLD domain-containing protein 1, producing MGNSGSSSTDPRFASAARAFTQKELEDLRSLHTSLASQSQSNGKYVSPDVFKAYIGIDGPLGDRVFDLVTQKRKDQKLTFEDLVIAKGTYEKGTNEDIEEFIYQLLDVSGDGTVRRNDLEVVLTSMLDNLFHRQSSETKAGSDQEIVIVFINAANFTSDSMSLQDFQKWCTLLPAVRKYLGSLLMPSDSGSQVPQLQHEDKIHPSQILLRKEYAWHIGGALSPTELDEWKLLYHSSVHGLSFNTFLGNIQIDGPTILIIKDKEGYIYGGYASQPWERHSDFYGDMRSFLFQLYPVASIFRPTGANHNLQWCAVNFSSESIPNGIGFGGRVNHFGLFLSANFDQGHTFSCTTFGSPCLSKTSQIYPDVIECWGVVPRRADQDRPEVIKGTVLERFKEDRHMLNMVGLANSSE from the exons ATGGGCAACTCCGGATCATCATCCACCGATCCTCGCTTTGCCTCCGCCGCTAG AGCATTTACTCAGAAGGAATTGGAAGATTTAAGATCACTCCATACCTCGCTTGCCTCCCAGTCCCAAAGCAATGGGAAATACGTATCTCCTGATGTTTTCAAG GCGTATATTGGAATTGATGGGCCTCTTGGGGATAGGGTTTTCGATTTGGTTACGCAGAAACGCAAGGATCAAAAGCTCACTTTTGAAGACCTCGTTATTGCTAAG GGGACTTATGAGAAAGGAACTAATGAGGACATTGAAGAGTTCATTTACCAACTGCTTGATGTCTCAGGTGATGGCACTGTGAGAAG GAATGATCTTGAAGTTGTTTTAACTTCCATGCTTGATAACCTATTTCATCGACAAAGCTCTGAGACTAAAGCAGGATCGGACCAGGAAATTGTTATTGTTTTCATCAACGCTGCAAATTTTACTAGTGATAGCATGTCTCTTCAGGATTTCCAGAAATGGTGCACTCTTCTTCCAGCAGTCAGGAAATATCTGGGCAGTTTGTTAATGCCCTCTGATTCAG GTTCGCAAGTACCTCAGTTACAGCATGAGGACAAGATTCATCCTAGTCAAATTTTGTTGAGGAAGGAATATGCTTGGCATATTGGAGGAGCACTGTCCCCAACTGAACTGGATGAGTGGAAACTTTTGTATCATAGTTCTGTTCATGGGCTGAGTTTCAACACATTTTTGGGCAATATACA AATTGATGGACCAACTATATTGATCATCAAAGATAAAGAAGGTTATATCTATGGAGGCTATGCTTCTCAGCCATGGGAGAGGCACTCTGATTTTTATGGGGATATGagatcttttctctttcagCTATATCCAGTAGCATCAATTTTTCGGCCTACTGGGGCAAACCATAATTTACAATGG TGTGCTGTAAATTTCAGCTCGGAGAGCATTCCTAATGGCATCGGATTTGGAGGGCGAGTAAATCATTTTGGGCTATTCCTTTCAGCAAACTTTGATCAGGGGCACACCTTCAGTTGCACAACTTTTGGCAGCCCATGCCTATCGAAGACCTCCCAAATATACCCAGATGTAATAGAATGCTGGGGAGTGGTTCCAAGAAGAGCTGATCAGGATAGACCAGAAGTTATCAAAGGTACAGTGCTGGAAAGATTTAAGGAAGATCGGCATATGCTTAATATGGTTGGGCTTGCAAATTCGAGCGAGTGA
- the LOC105161729 gene encoding 40S ribosomal protein S17-like, giving the protein MGRVRTKTVKKSSRQVIEHYYSKMTLDFHTNKKVLEEVAIIPSKRLRNKIAGFSTHLMKRIQKGPVRGISLKLQEEERERRMDFAPDESAIKVDRIEVDQETIDLLDSLGMKELPGVVLREDQGPINVAPLNYGRGGARRY; this is encoded by the coding sequence ATGGGTCGCGTCCGAACAAAGACCGTGAAGAAGTCCTCCCGGCAAGTGATCGAGCATTACTACTCGAAGATGACGCTGGATTTCCACACCAACAAGAAGGTTCTCGAAGAAGTCGCCATCATCCCCTCGAAGCGCCTCCGGAACAAGATTGCTGGGTTCTCTACTCATCTGATGAAGCGTATCCAGAAGGGGCCGGTCCGTGGAATTTCACTCAAGCTGCAGGAGGAGGAGCGCGAGCGCCGCATGGATTTCGCCCCCGATGAGTCGGCCATTAAGGTGGACCGCATCGAGGTTGACCAGGAGACAATTGATTTATTGGATTCGCTTGGGATGAAGGAGCTTCCAGGTGTCGTCCTTAGAGAGGACCAGGGACCGATCAATGTTGCGCCGCTGAACTACGGCCGCGGAGGCGCTAGACGGTACTGA
- the LOC105161730 gene encoding UPF0496 protein At3g19330: protein MLFCVKQLPTPSTNNDYSSSVSQGSSVENTPRRGAQLSATINLSEEYALAVQTHSYGEIQRTFDQDNSFDQTIDFENVDFSEEPQLLEQVLRPSREYVQETLSLIRHNPLTYLVATYFEHSEQTSRLCFLLFQSVRRAQLIYSPIHNLLDDLPVEFDSDSYSLSHSLCNSAHNIFLHFGSLENPFLPPDSENFNNVRQCFSDLTDRLGHHVRKPRSRTHPVRYCSTGCALCLIAAAVGVAMSAVAIASHALVALVGSPICIAMFPSIATRKETARLPQLDAAAINAYVLHKELDTTDRLVRHLHTDVENDKLLVRLGLERGMDEYLIQEILKQLRRNRSGFVQRLVNLEEHLIICFAAINRTRSQLVQEIHLHQNPG from the exons ATGCTGTTTTGTGTGAAGCAACTGCCAACGCCTTCAACAAACAATGATTATTCATCCTCTGTTTCCCAAG GTTCTTCTGTCGAGAATACTCCAAGAAGAGGTGCTCAACTCTCTGCCACAATTAACCTTAGTGAAGAATACGCTCTTGCAGTTCAAACTCACTCTTATGGTGAGATTCAGAGAACCTTTGACCAGGACAACTCCTTCGACCAAACCATAGACTTTGAAAATGTAGACTTCTCTGAGGAACCTCAGCTGTTAGAACAGGTTCTTCGACCAAGCCGTGAGTATGTTCAAGAAACACTTTCGCTTATTAGGCACAACCCGCTTACTTATCTTGTAGCTACCTACTTTGAACATAGTGAGCAAACTTCCCGTTTATGCTTCCTCCTCTTCCAGAGTGTCCGCCGGGCTCAGCTCATCTACTCCCCTATTCATAACCTTCTTGATGACCTCCCCGTGGAGTTCGACTCTGACTCTTATTCCCTCTCCCACTCCCTATGCAACTCGGCACACaacatttttctccattttggCAGCCTTGAAAACCCCTTCCTCCCCCCTGACTCAGAGAACTTCAATAATGTGCGCCAATGCTTCTCCGACCTCACAGACCGGCTCGGCCATCATGTCAGAAAGCCACGGTCGAGAACCCATCCTGTACGCTACTGTTCAACAGGATGTGCCTTGTGTTTGATTGCAGCTGCAGTTGGTGTGGCCATGTCAGCTGTGGCAATAGCTAGTCATGCTTTAGTTGCCCTAGTTGGAAGCCCCATATGCATAGCAATGTTTCCTTCCATCGCAACAAGGAAAGAAACGGCCCGTCTACCTCAACTTGATGCAGCAGCCATCAATGCTTATGTCCTTCACAAGGAGCTGGACACCACTGATCGACTGGTTCGCCATCTCCACACTGATGTCGAAAACGACAAACTTCTTGTTCGGCTGGGATTAGAAAGGGGCATGGATGAGTATCTCATACAGGAGATATTGAAGCAGCTTCGGAGAAACCGTTCAGGTTTTGTGCAACGGCTTGTCAATCTTGAGGAGCATCTGATCATCTGTTTTGCTGCAATAAATCGGACAAGATCGCAGCTTGTTCAAGAGATCCACCTGCATCAAAATCCAGGTTGA
- the LOC105161731 gene encoding uncharacterized protein At5g41620, giving the protein MTSRQRHRMVTMESLIMPTKIRKRGCSSSSSSSSRIHNYRLNKRAILVGKSRAGLGIGLGGSRSSTPVPTWRTTPLKSAIDSPKYSQSGKSTQPVSARRLAATLWEMNEMPSPKMSESHLELMKQQQKKNGSKMVFKREKMQFEWGLHSGSGSGSLPPHLSDPSNSPTVSEKMDRSRTGGRLRTPSISQRLRSAQQNAAVFDSISNASFMEIEARSCAPTSSGSVSGGRNRLKDISNALTTSKELLKIINRIWAHADQPSSSASVISALHAELERARLQVNQLIQEQHSDRNEINYLMKCLAEEKASWKNKERQATEAAIGSIAGELEVERKLRRRLESLNKKLGKELAEMKSSFMKAVKELESEKRAREITEQVCDELARNIDEDRVEVEKLKSEPVKVHEAEKEREMLALADKLLEERAQVKSEAKHQVEEKHSAISKLRKQLEVFLGTRRDEDEGRATYLSKFNISSDQKEQEDGDAIDDTKEDSVESNVHSIELNMNHNNRGYKLAYTSAVGHESRKLPIDEIKARNSISGQVSRRSTSLQRSVSDGVEWDIQGACHRNSADGLDRERVHEIEKEAQRRSYLEEMQQRYNKPVKGLKDHISLSSRLSSARDYHSPTQQREQSRPLRDPLGTVHERHSAILAMGSKSRTTDVKGEGQSTRRSKW; this is encoded by the exons ATGACGTCGAGGCAAAGGCATAGAATGGTGACGATGGAGAGTCTCATAATGCCCACCAAGATCCGGAAAAGGGGATGCTCATCCTCCTCATCTTCATCGTCAAGAATTCATAATTACAGGTTGAATAAGCGGGCAATTCTGGTGGGCAAGAGCCGGGCCGGGCTGGGAATCGGACTGGGAGGGTCCAGATCCAGCACCCCGGTGCCAACATGGAGAACCACCCCTCTGAAGAGCGCCATTGACTCTCCCAAGTATTCTCAGAGTGGGAAGTCCACTCAACCTGTATCAGCCCGAAGGCTGGCGGCCACCCTGTgggaaatgaatgaaatgcCCTCGCCGAAAATGAGTGAGAGTCATTTGGAGCTGATGAAGCAGCAACAGAAGAAGAATGGGAGTAAGATGGTCTTTAAGAGGGAGAAAATGCAGTTCGAGTGGGGGTTGCACTCGGGTTCAGGTTCAGGTTCTTTGCCACCTCATTTGTCCGATCCGTCAAACAGTCCGACCGTGTCAGAG AAAATGGATCGATCCAGAACAGGTGGTCGTCTGAGGACGCCATCAATTTCTCAGAGGCTTAGGTCTGCACAACAAAATGCTGCAGTTTTTGATTCTATCAGCAATGCTAGTTTTATGGAG ATTGAGGCTAGATCCTGTGCCCCAACATCAAGTGGATCCGTTAGCGGCGGTAGGAACCGTCTGAAGGATATAAGTAATGCTTTGACTACTTCTAAAGAGCTGCTGAAAATTATCAATCGCATTTGGGCTCATGCTGATCAACCTTCATCAAGTGCATCTGTTATCTCGGCACTGCATGCAGAGCTTGAGCGAGCTCGCCTGCAGGTTAATCAACTTATCCAAGAACAACACTCGGATAGAAACGAGATTAACTATCTGATGAAATGTTTGGCTGAAGAAAAGGCATcatggaaaaataaagaacgCCAAGCGACTGAAGCAGCAATCGGGTCCATTGCTGGTGAACTAGAGGTCGAGAGGAAGTTAAGACGTCGACTTGAGAGCTTGAACAAAAAACTGGGAAAAGAACTAGCAGAAATGAAGTCGTCATTCATGAAAGCAGTTAAAGAACTGGAAAGTGAGAAGAGAGCAAGAGAGATAACAGAGCAGGTATGTGATGAATTAGCAAGGAACATCGATGAAGATAGGGTTGAAGTGGAAAAGCTAAAGAGCGAGCCCGTTAAAGTTCATGAggcagaaaaagaaagggagaTGCTGGCATTAGCTGACAAGTTGCTCGAAGAGAGAGCCCAGGTGAAATCCGAGGCTAAACATCAAGTTGAGGAGAAACATTCTGCTATTAGCAAACTGAGAAAACAATTGGAAGTTTTCCTGGGAACAAGACGAGATGAGGATGAAGGAAGAGCAACATATTTGAGTAAGTTTAACATTAGCTCTGATcagaaagaacaagaagatgGCGATGCTATAGATGACACCAAAGAAGATTCAGTAGAAAGCAATGTTCATTCGATTGAACTGAACATGAACCATAACAACAGAGGTTACAAGTTGGCTTATACCTCTGCCGTTGGTCATGAGTCGAGGAAATTACCCATTGATGAAATCAAAGCTAGGAACTCCATCTCTGGACAGGTTTCGCGGAGGAGCACCTCCCTTCAGAGGAGTGTATCAGATGGAGTCGAATGGGATATTCAAGGTGCATGTCATCGCAACTCGGCAGATGGTTTAGACAGGGAAAGGGTTCATGAAATCGAGAAGGAAGCTCAAAGAAGAAGCTATCTTGAAGAGATGCAGCAGAGATACAACAAACCCGTCAAGGGTCTTAAGGATCATATATCACTGAGTTCCCGGTTATCGTCAGCCAGAGACTATCATAGTCCTACCCAACAAAGGGAGCAATCGCGGCCCTTGAGAGATCCCCTTGGTACAGTACATGAAAGGCATAGTGCAATTCTAGCTATGGGTTCCAAGTCAAGAACGACAGACGTCAAAGGGGAAGGCCAGAGTACCCGGAGATCTAAATGGTGA